The proteins below are encoded in one region of Halalkalicoccus jeotgali B3:
- a CDS encoding glycosyltransferase: MTERDEGTHRTPGSPRVAILHDRFPGIGGGEAFAIEAARVLDAPIYTTYVAAGTAIPEDVTVIPFRQSKYTTLPWRPFLEWKNEGMNPLETLNVALDMTDAHPELGEYDVILESAPLSKYYVPDVDQRIVHYPHSPPRWLYDLYRDRLASFRRPGVEALVKGYAKLWRALDKEANDYVDRFVANSELVRDRIRRYYDEDATVVYPPVTGDWRNEGDEGYFLTWSRLAPEKRIDLIAEAFTGLDERLVIAGDGQQREAIERIAEGHDNIEVRGYVEDIESLVARCTAVVYAPKQEDFGLVGAEAMMAGKPLLGVNEGFTAYQVEPGVTGERFESTVGSLRETVRAFDSRDFDSREIQRAGAKYSYENFETALRDVVESTQDGAEQ; this comes from the coding sequence ATGACTGAGCGAGACGAGGGCACGCACAGGACCCCCGGTTCGCCCCGGGTAGCGATCCTCCACGACCGGTTTCCGGGGATCGGCGGTGGAGAGGCCTTCGCGATCGAGGCCGCCCGCGTCCTCGATGCCCCGATATATACGACCTACGTCGCAGCGGGGACGGCGATCCCCGAGGACGTCACCGTGATCCCGTTTCGCCAGTCGAAGTACACCACCCTGCCGTGGCGACCGTTCCTGGAATGGAAAAACGAGGGCATGAACCCCCTGGAAACGCTCAACGTCGCGCTGGACATGACCGACGCCCATCCGGAACTGGGCGAGTACGACGTGATCCTCGAGAGTGCCCCGCTCTCGAAGTACTACGTTCCGGACGTCGACCAGCGGATCGTCCACTACCCCCACAGCCCGCCACGATGGTTGTATGACCTCTACCGGGACCGGTTGGCGTCGTTTCGCCGCCCCGGCGTCGAGGCGCTCGTGAAAGGGTATGCCAAACTGTGGCGCGCGCTCGATAAGGAGGCCAACGACTACGTCGACCGGTTCGTCGCCAACAGCGAACTGGTCCGGGATCGCATCCGGCGGTACTACGACGAGGACGCCACAGTGGTGTATCCGCCGGTGACCGGCGACTGGCGCAACGAGGGCGATGAGGGCTACTTCCTCACGTGGTCGCGTCTGGCCCCCGAAAAGCGGATCGACCTGATCGCCGAGGCCTTCACGGGACTCGACGAACGGCTCGTGATCGCGGGCGACGGCCAGCAGCGCGAGGCGATCGAGCGCATCGCCGAGGGTCACGACAACATCGAGGTGAGGGGCTACGTCGAGGACATCGAGTCGCTGGTCGCGCGCTGTACGGCGGTCGTCTACGCGCCCAAGCAGGAGGACTTCGGGCTCGTGGGGGCCGAAGCCATGATGGCGGGTAAACCCCTGCTGGGCGTGAACGAGGGGTTTACGGCGTATCAGGTCGAGCCCGGAGTGACTGGCGAGCGGTTCGAGTCGACGGTCGGATCTCTCCGGGAGACGGTTCGGGCGTTCGATTCCAGGGACTTCGATTCCCGCGAGATCCAACGCGCGGGAGCGAAGTACAGCTACGAGAACTTCGAGACGGCACTCCGAGACGTCGTCGAATCGACACAGGATGGTGCTGAACAATGA
- a CDS encoding DUF368 domain-containing protein, with protein sequence MREWLSIYLKGICMGAADIVPGVSGGTIALIAGIYDRLIAAIAALDPRVLATIPGLTSAEGRTRFRERLVEMDVPFLLVLGAGIGTAVVLMAQVIEAAFEAYPAVLNGFFFGLIAASAVVIYRVTDVDTPGRIGALTAGAVIAFVVTGVAETDGQTSLVLLFVAGSIAISAMVLPGISGSAFLYIFGLYQYLLGVLGDFTDALLGLAGGGSVDAVVEPGIPVVVFLAGATVGLLTMARLVKRALERNRMATLGFLVGLMIGALRMPVEQAAAATEVWTPGLIAAVVAATLVGIVVVLGFDYYTDSLDYTEEAPA encoded by the coding sequence ATGCGCGAGTGGCTCTCGATCTATCTGAAAGGCATCTGTATGGGCGCGGCTGACATCGTTCCCGGCGTGTCGGGAGGAACGATCGCGCTCATCGCGGGGATCTACGACCGGTTGATCGCCGCCATCGCCGCGCTCGATCCCCGAGTCCTCGCGACGATACCCGGGCTCACCAGCGCCGAGGGGCGCACCCGGTTTCGCGAGCGCCTCGTCGAGATGGACGTCCCCTTCCTGCTCGTTCTCGGGGCGGGGATCGGAACCGCCGTCGTCCTCATGGCACAGGTCATCGAGGCCGCCTTCGAGGCTTATCCGGCCGTCCTCAACGGGTTTTTCTTCGGGCTGATCGCCGCCTCCGCAGTCGTGATCTATCGGGTGACGGACGTGGATACGCCCGGACGGATCGGCGCGCTCACAGCGGGTGCGGTCATCGCCTTCGTGGTGACCGGTGTCGCCGAGACCGACGGTCAAACGAGTCTCGTCTTGCTGTTCGTCGCGGGTTCGATAGCCATCTCGGCGATGGTCCTCCCCGGCATCTCGGGGTCGGCGTTTCTCTACATTTTCGGGCTGTATCAGTACCTATTGGGGGTTTTAGGCGACTTCACCGATGCACTGCTCGGGCTTGCAGGAGGCGGTTCTGTCGATGCGGTCGTCGAGCCCGGCATTCCGGTCGTGGTCTTTCTCGCCGGAGCGACTGTCGGCCTGTTGACGATGGCCCGTCTCGTCAAGCGCGCGCTCGAACGCAACCGGATGGCGACGCTCGGCTTTCTCGTCGGGTTGATGATCGGGGCGCTTCGGATGCCCGTCGAGCAAGCCGCCGCCGCAACCGAGGTCTGGACGCCCGGCCTGATCGCCGCGGTCGTCGCCGCAACGCTCGTCGGGATCGTGGTCGTCCTCGGGTTCGATTACTACACCGACTCGCTCGACTACACCGAGGAAGCCCCGGCGTAA
- a CDS encoding anaerobic glycerol-3-phosphate dehydrogenase subunit C, producing the protein MSDAETSDEFKPVEVFPDSESMDLRGGADDCYKCSTCDSECPVAAVDDDFPGPKFQGPEQWRLKRKEDTEIDDSVMSCSNCMRCDSACPSGVPLSQMHNTARGSFVENGMDKLSREYIRNRILSNYGTLAWFGSKVPRLANAVMSSSVVQTVNEKFMGITAEREFPEFAQQTFREWWSERGGAEIESDEKRVAYFHGCYSNYNTPEVGKAMVRVFESFGYEVMVPPQKCSGTPMFANGMLSDARRAAETNVAELSAAIEDGADVIASCTSCSLSLRQEYPELFDLERIEDVSAHTYEALEYLRIHEDLSGALDESEIEPERYAYHAPCHARNQGLAGQAIELLDGVEGAEAEDVGDSCSGISGTYGWKEEKYDTSMKIGAEMFHHMEEAEPDAGMTECPTCAMQMEHGTGYEVRHPLQVIEDALVS; encoded by the coding sequence ATGAGTGACGCAGAAACTTCCGACGAGTTCAAACCAGTAGAAGTGTTCCCCGACTCCGAGTCGATGGACCTCCGTGGCGGGGCCGACGACTGTTATAAATGCTCGACCTGTGACAGCGAGTGTCCGGTCGCCGCGGTCGATGACGACTTCCCCGGTCCGAAGTTCCAAGGGCCCGAACAGTGGCGACTCAAACGGAAAGAGGACACCGAGATCGACGATTCGGTGATGAGCTGTTCGAACTGCATGCGCTGTGATTCCGCCTGCCCCTCGGGGGTTCCCCTGAGCCAGATGCACAACACCGCACGGGGCAGTTTCGTCGAGAACGGGATGGACAAACTCTCCCGGGAGTACATCCGCAACCGGATCCTCTCGAACTACGGCACCCTCGCGTGGTTCGGCTCGAAGGTCCCTCGGCTGGCCAACGCCGTGATGAGTAGTTCAGTCGTGCAGACGGTAAACGAGAAGTTCATGGGGATCACCGCAGAGCGCGAGTTCCCCGAGTTCGCCCAGCAGACGTTCAGAGAGTGGTGGTCGGAACGGGGCGGGGCCGAGATCGAGAGCGACGAGAAGCGCGTCGCGTACTTCCATGGCTGTTACTCGAACTACAACACGCCTGAGGTCGGTAAGGCGATGGTCCGTGTCTTCGAGTCCTTCGGCTACGAGGTCATGGTTCCCCCCCAGAAGTGCTCCGGCACCCCGATGTTCGCGAACGGGATGCTGTCTGATGCGCGGCGCGCCGCAGAAACCAACGTCGCGGAGCTTTCGGCAGCTATCGAGGACGGGGCCGACGTCATCGCCTCGTGTACCTCCTGTTCGCTCTCGCTTCGCCAGGAGTACCCCGAGCTATTCGACCTGGAGAGAATCGAAGACGTTTCGGCCCACACCTACGAGGCCTTGGAGTACCTCCGTATCCACGAGGACCTCTCGGGCGCGCTCGATGAGAGCGAGATCGAACCCGAGCGCTACGCCTACCACGCGCCGTGTCACGCGCGCAACCAAGGGCTCGCAGGCCAGGCGATCGAACTGCTTGACGGCGTCGAGGGCGCCGAGGCCGAGGACGTCGGCGATTCGTGTTCGGGGATCTCGGGGACCTACGGCTGGAAGGAGGAGAAGTACGACACCTCGATGAAGATCGGCGCGGAGATGTTCCACCACATGGAAGAGGCCGAACCCGACGCGGGGATGACGGAATGTCCGACCTGTGCGATGCAGATGGAACACGGGACGGGCTACGAGGTCCGTCACCCGCTGCAGGTGATCGAGGACGCTCTCGTCAGTTAG
- a CDS encoding oligosaccharyl transferase, archaeosortase A system-associated, producing MGERTERVHENSDASVAIDGLRRWYHVPVLCALVAFMLWVRVRAYGTFTGRGIAFSAVDPWYHWRTVVYSVENWPSALSYDVWTGYPSGASVGQFGTLFDQLIATAALVVGLGDPSQATIYRVALLSVPVMAALVALPTYAMGARVGGRLGGLLGVALLALFPGTFLRRSTVGTLDHHVAEALFMAIAVFAMMAALRVAERERPVYEQFVDRDLAGLKRPLAYGVLAGVALALYVWTWPPGVILIGIFGVFFAISLSVDYWRGVSPDHAAFVGALALAVAGVLTAAVIDQWSASATTFGYLQPVLAFGVAAGCLFMAWLARFWDARGFPRAGYPLAVLGLIALLTAITALVLPDLFGTIASNVRQRLLFGQTNTTLTIVEAQPPENPLGKAFSEYRFAFYTGAVGLVSLLARPLFGRRYRSEYLLVAVWALFVTSMAFTQIRFNYYLAVAVAVCNAALIGTLVDWGTTEADRRAGGLQTYQTLIVAAVALLVFVPLVVPAVGATAVGVGASAAPSDDALTWAGSNQWLANNTPEEGRYGGAEGSLDYYGAYERPAEGDFAYPEGSYGVLSWWDYGHLITVQGERIPHANPFQQNARSAAAFLLADSEERAEAVAGAIPAAPDGRLDDRSTAELETIADGSDGDGAGIRYVMIDDEMAGGKFSAIATWAGPGYGSYLEPVTIQAENETATVQRLGGSYDETVLSRLYYADAAEMEHYRLVHESPETTQFVSAAYRVDDGRWQPLVVNQEYTPSLQFRMARLQQNPAVDVQLYDQRESHAVKTYERVEGATLTGEAQPGETVTAEVELTAQSSDRTFTYTQETTASEDGTFSMTVPYATTDGPGPEAGYTDSSVVAEGEYEVTAGGNATSVPVPEEAIYGGETVAVGAGEE from the coding sequence ATGGGAGAGCGCACGGAGCGGGTCCACGAGAACTCCGACGCGAGCGTGGCGATCGACGGACTGCGACGGTGGTATCACGTCCCCGTGCTGTGCGCTCTCGTGGCGTTCATGCTGTGGGTTCGGGTACGGGCCTACGGGACGTTTACGGGTCGCGGGATCGCCTTCAGCGCGGTCGACCCGTGGTATCACTGGCGGACGGTCGTCTACTCGGTCGAGAACTGGCCCTCGGCGCTGTCGTACGACGTCTGGACGGGCTACCCCTCTGGTGCGTCCGTCGGCCAGTTCGGCACGCTGTTCGACCAGCTCATCGCCACCGCCGCGCTGGTCGTCGGCCTGGGCGATCCATCGCAGGCGACGATCTACCGGGTGGCGTTGCTCTCGGTGCCGGTGATGGCCGCGCTGGTCGCGCTCCCGACCTACGCGATGGGCGCGCGGGTGGGCGGGCGTCTCGGCGGGCTTCTCGGGGTGGCGTTGCTCGCGCTGTTCCCGGGGACGTTCCTGCGGCGCAGCACCGTCGGCACGCTCGATCACCACGTCGCGGAGGCGTTGTTCATGGCGATCGCCGTTTTCGCGATGATGGCCGCGCTCCGGGTTGCCGAACGCGAGCGCCCGGTCTACGAACAGTTCGTCGATCGCGATCTCGCGGGGCTCAAGCGGCCGCTGGCCTACGGCGTGCTCGCGGGCGTCGCGCTCGCGCTATACGTCTGGACGTGGCCCCCCGGCGTCATCCTCATCGGGATCTTCGGCGTCTTCTTTGCGATCTCGCTGAGCGTCGATTACTGGCGGGGCGTGAGTCCGGACCACGCCGCGTTCGTCGGTGCCCTCGCGCTCGCGGTCGCGGGGGTCCTCACGGCGGCGGTCATCGATCAGTGGTCGGCAAGCGCGACGACGTTCGGCTACCTCCAGCCGGTGTTGGCCTTCGGGGTCGCCGCGGGCTGTCTGTTCATGGCGTGGCTCGCACGGTTCTGGGACGCCCGGGGCTTTCCGCGGGCGGGCTATCCGCTCGCGGTCCTCGGGCTGATCGCGCTTCTCACGGCGATTACGGCCCTCGTCCTCCCCGACCTGTTCGGGACGATCGCAAGCAACGTCCGCCAGCGCCTCCTGTTCGGCCAGACGAACACGACCCTGACCATCGTGGAGGCCCAGCCCCCCGAGAACCCCCTCGGGAAGGCCTTCTCGGAGTACCGGTTCGCCTTCTACACCGGCGCGGTGGGGCTGGTATCGTTGCTCGCCCGACCGCTGTTCGGCCGGCGCTATCGTTCGGAGTACCTGCTGGTTGCGGTCTGGGCGCTGTTCGTGACGAGCATGGCCTTCACGCAGATCCGTTTCAACTACTACCTCGCGGTCGCGGTGGCCGTCTGTAACGCGGCGCTGATCGGGACGCTCGTCGACTGGGGCACCACCGAGGCCGACCGCAGAGCCGGTGGTCTCCAGACCTACCAGACCCTAATCGTCGCGGCGGTGGCGCTGCTGGTGTTCGTTCCCCTCGTGGTCCCCGCAGTGGGCGCGACGGCCGTCGGCGTCGGTGCGAGCGCGGCTCCGAGCGACGATGCGCTCACGTGGGCGGGATCGAACCAGTGGCTCGCGAACAACACCCCCGAGGAGGGGCGCTACGGCGGCGCCGAGGGCTCGCTCGACTACTACGGTGCCTACGAGCGCCCTGCCGAGGGCGACTTCGCGTATCCCGAGGGCAGCTACGGGGTGCTGTCGTGGTGGGACTACGGCCACCTGATCACCGTCCAAGGCGAGCGGATCCCGCATGCCAATCCGTTCCAGCAGAACGCCCGCAGCGCGGCGGCGTTCCTGCTTGCGGACTCCGAAGAACGCGCCGAGGCGGTCGCGGGGGCGATCCCCGCCGCCCCCGACGGGCGACTCGACGACCGCTCGACGGCGGAGCTCGAAACGATCGCCGACGGATCCGACGGCGACGGTGCGGGGATCCGCTACGTGATGATCGACGACGAGATGGCCGGCGGGAAGTTCTCGGCGATCGCGACGTGGGCCGGACCGGGCTACGGCTCGTATCTCGAACCGGTGACGATCCAAGCCGAGAACGAAACGGCGACCGTCCAGCGCCTCGGTGGGAGTTACGACGAGACGGTCCTCTCGCGACTGTACTACGCCGATGCGGCCGAGATGGAACACTACCGGTTGGTCCACGAAAGCCCCGAGACCACCCAGTTCGTGAGCGCGGCCTACCGGGTCGATGACGGCCGATGGCAACCGCTCGTCGTGAACCAGGAGTACACCCCCTCCCTGCAGTTCCGGATGGCTCGCCTCCAGCAAAACCCCGCCGTCGACGTGCAGCTCTACGACCAGCGTGAAAGTCACGCTGTCAAGACCTACGAGCGCGTCGAGGGCGCGACGCTCACGGGCGAGGCCCAGCCGGGCGAGACCGTCACCGCCGAGGTCGAACTCACCGCCCAGTCCTCGGATCGAACGTTCACTTACACACAGGAGACGACCGCTTCCGAGGACGGCACCTTCTCGATGACGGTGCCGTACGCGACCACCGACGGTCCCGGACCCGAGGCGGGCTACACCGACAGTAGCGTGGTCGCCGAGGGCGAGTACGAGGTCACCGCCGGCGGGAACGCGACGAGCGTTCCGGTGCCCGAGGAGGCGATCTACGGTGGCGAGACGGTCGCGGTCGGTGCCGGCGAGGAGTGA
- a CDS encoding glycosyltransferase, protein MRRRGYLAGAVGLLSLTGLPYLAYLGAYALKRPHGSPATKRPAEPTVSVVLPTYNEQRIVESKLEEIVALEYPLEKVEVVVVDSSDDRTPELVEAFFRDLQAPTLTLICEDERRGLAPALNEAYAAASGEMVVKTDCDSRIDGNALREAAANLADPAVGAVTGRNAEVLGGSGVERGYRDVQALVQTLESHLDSTLIFHGPFCAFEREAIVPIDEDSIADDSELALKIRKGGKRAVFDPAIEYKEAAHSGFAKRRKQKDRRAMGLVRLLWRQRDMLGGYGAYGRAVLPFNWWFMVVSPWLVVSLCGLLLVGGLLAGLLPGLVVLAGGLLTVLLGSRDALGPLQPLYAVFDTQVSLFRAGLRLLGGEGDGTWEVDLELREVYDD, encoded by the coding sequence ATGAGACGACGGGGGTATCTCGCCGGCGCCGTGGGACTGCTCTCGCTGACCGGGCTGCCGTATCTCGCCTACCTCGGGGCCTACGCGCTGAAACGCCCACACGGCTCGCCGGCCACGAAGCGCCCCGCAGAGCCCACCGTCAGCGTCGTTCTTCCCACCTACAACGAACAGCGGATCGTCGAGAGCAAGCTCGAAGAGATCGTTGCCCTCGAGTACCCCCTCGAAAAGGTCGAGGTCGTCGTCGTCGATTCGAGCGACGACCGCACCCCCGAACTCGTCGAGGCGTTCTTTCGCGACCTGCAGGCGCCGACGCTCACGCTGATCTGCGAGGACGAGCGCCGGGGGCTTGCGCCCGCGCTGAACGAGGCGTACGCCGCGGCGAGCGGCGAGATGGTCGTCAAGACCGACTGTGACTCCCGGATCGACGGGAACGCGCTGCGCGAAGCGGCGGCGAACCTCGCGGATCCGGCGGTCGGGGCCGTCACCGGCCGCAACGCCGAGGTACTTGGCGGCAGCGGCGTCGAGCGGGGCTACCGGGACGTCCAGGCGCTCGTCCAGACGCTCGAATCGCACCTCGACTCGACGCTGATCTTCCACGGGCCATTTTGTGCGTTCGAGCGCGAGGCCATCGTCCCGATCGACGAGGACTCGATCGCCGACGACTCCGAACTCGCACTCAAGATCAGAAAGGGCGGCAAGCGGGCCGTGTTCGACCCCGCAATCGAGTACAAGGAGGCCGCCCACTCGGGATTCGCCAAGCGCCGCAAGCAGAAGGACCGCCGCGCGATGGGGTTGGTGCGCCTGCTGTGGCGCCAGCGGGACATGCTCGGGGGCTACGGCGCCTACGGCCGGGCGGTCTTGCCGTTCAACTGGTGGTTCATGGTCGTCTCGCCGTGGCTCGTCGTTTCGCTCTGTGGTCTGCTCCTCGTCGGCGGCCTGCTGGCCGGCCTCCTGCCGGGACTTGTCGTCCTCGCCGGCGGCCTCCTGACGGTGCTGCTTGGCTCGCGGGACGCGCTCGGCCCGCTCCAACCGCTCTACGCGGTCTTCGACACGCAGGTGTCGCTGTTCCGGGCGGGCCTCCGGCTCCTCGGTGGTGAGGGCGACGGGACGTGGGAGGTCGACCTCGAACTCAGGGAGGTCTACGATGACTGA
- a CDS encoding alkaline phosphatase family protein, producing MTLVVLALDALDYGLVEYFDVDAVRLGSEGQMETFAHTQDTPYTPEVWATVATGLPPEDHGVTGPGTSEWENPVLSMLSRVSGRFSESTRGTLGGLIRRHTGERERIGETDADSVFDREGAVVHNWPGVHDGTDLQRAWDLMNAASEGMARHEFERDLFGLCAGQFAWAREMLNHPVSLAGVHVHTLDAAGHAYADDEAALRRVYERVGEFVKGIETALGADDDLLVLSDHGMRTAFYPGDEDEDPAGHSWRAYASTTAGDHPESVYDVREWIEARATDARIEREGIDMPTERLRELGYLE from the coding sequence ATGACGCTCGTCGTCCTCGCGCTCGACGCGCTCGATTACGGGCTGGTCGAGTACTTCGACGTCGATGCCGTCCGGTTGGGCTCCGAGGGCCAGATGGAGACGTTCGCACACACGCAGGACACCCCCTACACCCCCGAGGTCTGGGCGACCGTCGCGACCGGCCTCCCGCCCGAGGACCACGGTGTCACCGGACCGGGAACCAGCGAGTGGGAGAACCCCGTCTTGTCGATGCTCTCGCGGGTCAGCGGGCGGTTCAGTGAATCCACTCGCGGGACACTCGGTGGGCTCATTCGCCGGCATACGGGCGAGCGCGAACGGATCGGGGAGACCGACGCCGACTCGGTGTTCGACCGCGAGGGCGCCGTCGTCCACAACTGGCCGGGCGTGCACGACGGAACCGACCTCCAGCGCGCCTGGGACCTGATGAACGCGGCCTCGGAGGGGATGGCCCGCCACGAGTTCGAGCGCGACCTGTTCGGACTCTGTGCCGGGCAGTTCGCCTGGGCTCGCGAGATGCTCAACCACCCGGTCTCGCTAGCTGGCGTCCACGTCCACACGCTCGACGCTGCGGGCCACGCCTACGCCGACGACGAGGCGGCCCTCCGGCGTGTCTACGAGCGCGTCGGGGAGTTCGTCAAGGGGATCGAAACGGCTCTCGGCGCGGACGACGACCTGCTGGTCCTGAGCGATCACGGGATGCGCACGGCTTTCTACCCGGGCGACGAGGACGAAGACCCCGCGGGTCACTCCTGGCGAGCCTACGCGAGCACGACGGCCGGCGATCACCCCGAATCGGTCTACGACGTCCGCGAGTGGATCGAGGCGCGGGCTACCGACGCGCGGATCGAGCGCGAGGGTATCGACATGCCGACGGAGCGACTGCGGGAGCTGGGCTATCTCGAATGA
- a CDS encoding sulfatase-like hydrolase/transferase: protein MTFADWREETIQRVDERGIAGVRESIRELYVGFHRRLGRIWNYGTPIYEEDWDVLVVLDACRADVMETVLDDYPSLVRGGSTYSVGSASPEWLEKNFDPEQYGEEMTRTAYVTGNAFSEEKLDEKDFLLLDEVWKYEWDDEVGTMRPEILTDRAIRVMRETKPDRMVVHYMQPHQPYLGNPVTGDGIDPHDVGNPGDTSFDKLKRGEIEESEVRRWYRENLEIVLENIENVLLENLDAETVVITADHGELFGEYGLYAHPRDTLVPLLKRVPWVHAEAHDTGEYEPTIKADRTADIDVRNRLDDLGYL, encoded by the coding sequence ATGACATTCGCTGACTGGAGAGAGGAGACGATTCAACGAGTCGACGAGCGAGGGATCGCTGGTGTACGGGAATCGATCCGCGAACTCTACGTCGGGTTCCACAGGCGACTCGGCCGGATCTGGAACTACGGGACGCCGATATACGAGGAAGACTGGGACGTTCTCGTCGTCCTTGACGCCTGCCGGGCCGACGTCATGGAGACGGTACTGGACGACTACCCGTCGCTCGTACGCGGTGGATCGACCTATTCAGTAGGAAGCGCCTCGCCCGAGTGGCTGGAGAAGAACTTCGATCCCGAGCAATACGGCGAGGAGATGACCCGGACCGCCTACGTTACGGGCAACGCCTTCTCCGAGGAGAAACTCGACGAGAAGGACTTCCTCCTGCTTGACGAGGTGTGGAAGTACGAGTGGGACGATGAGGTCGGGACGATGCGTCCGGAGATCCTTACCGACCGAGCGATACGGGTCATGCGCGAGACGAAACCGGACCGGATGGTCGTCCACTATATGCAGCCCCACCAGCCCTACCTCGGAAATCCGGTGACTGGTGACGGGATCGACCCTCACGACGTGGGCAACCCGGGCGATACGTCGTTCGATAAGCTCAAGCGCGGGGAGATCGAGGAATCCGAGGTCCGCCGGTGGTATCGTGAGAATCTCGAAATCGTACTTGAGAACATCGAAAACGTACTTTTGGAGAACCTCGATGCAGAGACCGTCGTTATCACGGCCGACCATGGCGAACTCTTCGGAGAGTACGGCCTCTATGCGCATCCACGGGACACCCTCGTTCCGCTTCTCAAACGCGTGCCGTGGGTCCATGCTGAAGCCCACGACACGGGGGAGTACGAACCGACGATCAAGGCCGACCGAACGGCGGATATCGACGTTCGAAACCGCCTAGATGACTTGGGATACCTATGA
- a CDS encoding sulfatase-like hydrolase/transferase — MNTLLLTVDSLRNDYFERMPATRAFLDRTHDRAFATCTATMGSFPAIVGGEYATGTGLEGESVANTFENYSVGITTNHLLSASYGYDAGFDSFTSPKGDGETLKDKGAIHLTRGTLPYEIARWGWDRYQQLKGLVGEVEKSFRPAEDVIEEFLTETAPHEEWFGWLHFMEPHHPYDPDDAPVSREAAQRMTRRVLAGRGSKADEELVCELYEREVRELDHTLETLWEAIPDDTRVVFCADHGELLGEGGLWGHPGEMRPELLRVPFGTRNAPELGEVVSLIDVPTVLRGEDHGLGTLDREVAFAAYGDRKAAMNVERIATSDETCRLTDGESTNDPELERALDRFDPGYVVKEDALLEDLEDLGYA, encoded by the coding sequence ATGAACACCCTGTTGCTCACCGTCGACTCCCTCCGGAACGACTACTTCGAGCGGATGCCCGCGACGCGGGCGTTTCTCGACCGAACCCACGACCGGGCGTTTGCGACCTGCACCGCGACGATGGGGAGCTTTCCCGCCATCGTCGGTGGGGAGTACGCCACGGGCACAGGCCTCGAGGGCGAGTCGGTCGCCAATACATTTGAGAACTATAGCGTCGGGATCACGACCAACCACCTGCTCTCGGCGTCCTATGGCTACGACGCGGGGTTCGACTCGTTCACATCACCCAAAGGCGACGGCGAGACGCTCAAGGACAAGGGTGCGATCCACCTTACGAGAGGGACGCTCCCCTACGAGATCGCGAGATGGGGATGGGATCGCTACCAGCAACTCAAGGGCCTCGTCGGCGAGGTCGAGAAATCGTTCCGGCCGGCCGAGGACGTAATCGAGGAGTTCCTGACCGAAACCGCGCCCCACGAGGAGTGGTTCGGCTGGCTCCACTTCATGGAACCACACCACCCGTACGACCCCGACGACGCGCCCGTGAGCCGGGAGGCAGCCCAGCGGATGACTCGGCGCGTTCTCGCGGGGCGCGGTTCGAAGGCTGACGAGGAGCTCGTCTGCGAACTCTACGAGCGGGAGGTCCGGGAACTCGACCACACCCTTGAGACACTCTGGGAGGCGATTCCCGACGATACCCGGGTCGTCTTCTGTGCGGACCACGGGGAACTGCTCGGCGAAGGTGGCCTGTGGGGGCATCCCGGCGAGATGCGCCCCGAACTCCTCCGGGTTCCGTTCGGGACGCGAAACGCGCCCGAACTCGGTGAGGTCGTCTCGTTGATCGACGTCCCAACGGTCCTCCGTGGTGAGGACCACGGGCTGGGAACGCTCGACCGGGAGGTCGCTTTCGCGGCCTACGGCGACCGGAAGGCCGCGATGAACGTCGAACGCATCGCCACGTCCGACGAGACGTGTCGACTGACCGATGGCGAATCGACGAACGATCCTGAGTTGGAACGCGCCCTCGACCGGTTCGATCCCGGGTACGTCGTCAAGGAGGACGCGCTCTTGGAAGACCTGGAGGACCTAGGATACGCATGA